A stretch of DNA from Rhodothermales bacterium:
CGGCGATCCGGCTTGTCGATCAGGATCTGCCGGTCGAAGCGACCCGGTCGCAGCAGCGCCGAGTCCAGCACGTCGGGCCGGTTGGTGGCGGCCATGATGATCACACCCTTGTCGGTGTTGAAGCCGTCCATCTCGACCAGAATCTGGTTGAGCGTATTCTCGCGCTCATCGTTGGCGCCCATCATCATCCCGCGTCCACGGGTTCGCCCAACGGCGTCGATCTCGTCGATGAAGATGATGCACGGGGCCTTTTCCTTGGCCTGCCGGAAGAGATCACGCACGCGAGCCGCCCCCACACCGACGAACATCTCGACGAAATCAGAGCCCGACAGTGAGAAGAAGGGCGTGCCGGCCTCCCCAGCCACGGCCTTGGCCAGCAGGGTCTTACCGGTGCCGGGCGGGCCCACCAGCAGAACACCCTTGGGCAGCTTGCCGCCGAGCTTGGTGAACTTCTTCGGCGTCTTGAGAAACTCCACGACCTCGGCCACCTCCTCCTTGGCCTCCTCCAGTCCGGCCACATCCCGGAAGGTCAGTTTCTGATCGGCCATCGCATCGAACAGGACCGCCTTGTTCTTGCCGATGTTGAGCACCTGCGATCCCGGATTCATGCGGCGAAGCAGGAAGACCCAGAGTGCGATGATGATTGCCAGGGGGAAGAGCCATGTCAGCAGGCCGCCGAACCAGTTCTCCTGCTGGTCCGCATCGAACGCCACGACCGCATCGCCCTGGGCGCGCGCGCGATCGTTGTAGTCCATGAGATAGGTTACCAGTTCATGATCCGCCGGCTTGGTGGTCAGAAACTGGTTGGCCGCTTCCTCCGGTGTGCCGCCGAACAGATCCTGGCGCGGCTGCCCCAGCTTGACGCGGTTGTCCTTGACGGCCGATTCCGTGTACGTGCCCTCAACGCGGGAGTCGTTGATGATGACGACCTCCTCCACGTACCCCTGGTCCACGTATTCCAGGAAGGTGGAGTACTCGACCTCGTTCGGCGTCTGGGCGCCGACAAAGAGGAAGATGTGGACCATGATGGCCATGAAAATGGCCAGATAGATCCACAACGCCAGACGCGGACGCCCCCCCGGGCCCATCGGGCCCTGGCCGGGCTTGTTGGAAGTGTTCTGCTGGTCGTCCTGACCCATAAACCCTGTACTCGGCGTGTCGCTGATGACGCGAAAGAGAAGCCAATCCCGTACAAAAGGGGATTCTGATGGTTCCTACGCAGGGCCTTGGCATGTGGATGCGCCGGTCGCCCCTCCAGGCATTAGTTTCATCGTATGGTCTCATCCCGTTCCCTCCTGCTCGCCGCGTCCATCGTCACCCTGACAGCCTGTGCCGGCTCGCACGAGTTGGTGCCCTCCGACGCAGACGTGGTGCTCGCAGAGCACCTGCTTGATGCTCCGGATCCGGCCCAGCCCGGCCCGTTCCAGGTGCGCGCGCTGTACTACGGATCCGGTGAGGACAAACGACGCCCGGAGTTCCGCGATTCGGTAGCCGTGGTCACCGACTCCGTGGACGCCAGCAAACTGGTGGACCTGGGCTCGTCGGAAGGGTCGAGGACACGGTATTGGGGATTCGGCGCGGAGGCGTTTCCGATCAACGGCCGGGTCTGGCACCCGGAGGGTGAAGGGCCCTTCCCGCTCGTGTTGGTGGTGCACGGCAACCACAACATGAAGGACTTCTCCGACCCGGGGTACGCCTACCTCGGGCGACACCTGGCGTCCCGCGGGTTCATCCTGGTCTCGGTGGACATGAACTTCATCAACGGGGGGGTGCGCCAGGAGAACGATGCCCGCGGCTGGCTGCTGCTGAAGCACCTTGCGGCCTGGCGGTCCTTCAACGAAGACCCGGAGCATCCACTGCACGGCCTCGCCGACCTCGACCGCGTTTCCCTGATCGGGCACTCGCGGGGTGGTGAGGCCGTCGGCCACGCCGCCGCGTTCAATCGCCTCTCCCACTACCCCGACGACGGCTCCGTCGAGTTCGACTTCAACTTCGGGATTCGCTCCATTGCGGCCATCGCCCCCGTGGACGGGCAGTATCTGCCCACCGGGCGGCATGTGCCGGTTTCCGATGTCAGCTACCTGGTGTTCCATGGCTCGCATGACGGAGACGTGACGAGTTTCCACGGACTCCGGCAGTACCAGCGCACGGAGCTGACTCCAGGGACGGATCAGTTCAAGGCTGCGGTGTACATGTACCGGGCCAACCACGGTCAGTGGAATGAGGTGTGGAACTCCAGGGACTGGGGTCCCCGAAGCGGCCGCACGCTGGACCTGTCGGTACTCATCGAGCCGGAGGCACAGCGGCACATGGCGCTGGTCTACCTGACGGCGTTCCTGGAGGCCACACTCAAGGACAACCCGGCCTGGTTACCCCTCTTCCGCGACCATCGTGTGGCCGGAGACTGGCTGCCCGACACGATCTACATCACCCGGTATCAGCACAACTCGTTTGTGCCGCTGGCCGACTTTGAAGAGGACATCGACCTCACCACAGGATCGACTGCGGGCGTGCACATCGCCGCAGACAGCCTGTCCACCTGGCGCGAGGAGCCCCTGGTACTGCGATCGCGCAACCGCACCTCGACCTCCAACCAGCAGCAGACCCAGGCAGCCCGGCTCTCCTGGGAGCAGGATTCGACCGATGTGGTCCCGGAATACAGGATTGCGTTCGACGATCCCCCTCGAGAGCTGCGTGCAGAAACCACGCTCGACCTGTTGCTTTCGCCTGACGGTGGTTCCGAACCGGACTCGCTGGCCACGCCGGGAGCCTTCACCGACCTCTCCGTGCGCGTGACCGATGCGCAGGGCAACCAAACGAGCGTTCCCCTCTCGGCGTACGGTCCCATTCGTGCTCCCCTGGAGATCGGCGTGATGCGGCGGAACATGGACAAGAGCCGCTTCGGCCGAACCTGGGAGATCGTGCTGCAGTCCTTTTCGATTCCCCTGGGAGATTTCCACGGGATCGATCCGGCTTCCATCCGGGAAGTGGCCCTGGTCTTCGACCTGCGCCCGAAGGGCACCGTCATCGTCGACGAGATCGGGTTTGCCGAACCCGGGCCGGCATTCCTTCGGGCTCGTCTTCCTCAGCCGCTGCCGGCTAGCGCCAACTGATTCCGAATCGGTGGGTCGTAGCGCCCAGGTACTCGGAGCGGGCCCAGGAAAACGTCAGCAGATCGCCTGTGTAGGAGGCGCCAAAGGTGGGCGCGTCCTGCCCGAACTGGCGCTGCCAGCCGCCAAGCACGCGGAACGTGCGCCCCCTGACGGGCCAGTAGGCGAGCTCCCCACCAACTCCACCGTGGAACGCATCCTGATAGCGGGCCAGGTGACCGGCAAAAGCCACATCGAGCGGGCCCACCTCACCTCGCAGACTGGATACGTTCAGTACGGTCGCTACCTCCCGCGGTACGACAGGTGGCACGATGGGCGCGTCCACACCCCGGCCCAATCCCACCACCGAAAGCCCGACATCCAGGGAACCCAGTCGCCGGGAGACGCCAAGATCAAGCCTCATGGCGCGGTCTTGCCCTCGCGCCGCGTCCTGCTCGACGAGGTGAAGTCCGGCACCGAGCCGGAAGCCCTTGAGTTCGTGCGATGCGGCCCCGCTGACTGCGAGAGCCGAGACGCCGTCGGCCGACGGGAGTTGGCGCGCGCCGAATACGAACCGGTCGACGGCCGCGGCCATGAAGATGTCCATCGCCAGGTCATCGCGATAACGCACAGAGACGGAGCCGCCGTCGGCCCAGGCCGCGGAGGCGGGATTGACCCAGGCCGCTTCCGGAGCACGCAGGCCGAGCGTGACTGATCCTCCCATCGCGGCCGCCCGTGGTCCCGGTGCAACCGAGGTGAGCCAGGACTGCCCCGAGGCCGGCCAGGCGATAATCCCCACGAGTACCACAGCTGC
This window harbors:
- the ftsH gene encoding ATP-dependent zinc metalloprotease FtsH, producing the protein MGQDDQQNTSNKPGQGPMGPGGRPRLALWIYLAIFMAIMVHIFLFVGAQTPNEVEYSTFLEYVDQGYVEEVVIINDSRVEGTYTESAVKDNRVKLGQPRQDLFGGTPEEAANQFLTTKPADHELVTYLMDYNDRARAQGDAVVAFDADQQENWFGGLLTWLFPLAIIIALWVFLLRRMNPGSQVLNIGKNKAVLFDAMADQKLTFRDVAGLEEAKEEVAEVVEFLKTPKKFTKLGGKLPKGVLLVGPPGTGKTLLAKAVAGEAGTPFFSLSGSDFVEMFVGVGAARVRDLFRQAKEKAPCIIFIDEIDAVGRTRGRGMMMGANDERENTLNQILVEMDGFNTDKGVIIMAATNRPDVLDSALLRPGRFDRQILIDKPDRRERAEIFKVHTRDLILGDDVNVDVLASQTPGFAGAEIANVCNEAALLAARLGKEAIEMSDFEKANDRVIAGLEKKNKIISPEERKIVAYHEAGHAITGWFLKYTDPVVKVSIVPRGLAALGYAQYLPEERYLYTREALLDRMTMAMGGRVAEEIIFGAISTGAQNDLERITKMAYAMVVDYGMSERIGYVSFNMSRDGSESPMFEKPYSDDTARAIDEEVRAIIEDVRARARVLLEEKRHLLDDMADALLKKEILGPRDLIEILGARPHGEYVQVDHFHSNGRTAAGDGAAAELPDTDVADAGVADADVAEAGAPDAEGTDAARDPGS